DNA from Platichthys flesus chromosome 20, fPlaFle2.1, whole genome shotgun sequence:
gaaacaaaaactctTGATTTACAAGAGATAAAAGTTGTAGCCCACAATGGTagttgttttcttcattttgcTGAGTCATCCTCTGCATGGACCTCCCTGCACAGTGATTAGGAAGgagtgagtgaatgagtgaaaCCAGACACAACCATGCTatgcctgtgtctctgtccccaGGGTTCATCTTCATGGGGGAGGTCACTCACCGAATGCTCACCGCCACGCAGTACGTCGCCCCCCTCATGGCCAACTTTGACCCCAGCTTCTCCAAAAACTCCACCGTGAGATACTTGGACAACGGTAAATAGAAACCAGCGCTCCGCGATGAGGCCTGCGGGACATGGGAGCTGCTGGAGACGTGTTTGACCGGCCTCTGTGTCTCGCTCTGCTCAGGTAATCTGTTTGTGGTGCAGTGGGACAAGGTGCGGCTAAAAGATCGAGAGGCCGAAGGGGCGTTCACCTTCCAGGCAGCCCTCCACCGGAACGGCACCATCGCCTTCAACTACAGGGATGTAAGTTTCGAACCGTTTCCATCATTCATTTATGCACTTTTCTGTGCAGGGATGAGAACCAATGCCCTGCTCACAGTTCGAGTTAATCCCACTGAtaaagctcttcttcttcttcagatcCCCATACCAGTGGAGCAAATCAACTCCACCGAGCATCCGGTGAAGGTGGGACTTTCTGATGCTTTCATGGCATCACCCTCCTCCACACAGCCTTCAGGTCAGCTCTGCAAAAATTGTCAGATTTCAAACTAACTTAAAAACCGTCTTCTTTAAATGATGCATCCTTATTCTTGATATTGTGACACATCAGCACTTCTCAGTTGTTTTACTTGTTCAGAAATGCCTCAGGTTATTTATGTTATGTTGACATTATGTAGTTTGTCCACTAGAGAGCGCTGCGTTTATTTCTCACCTGTTAAATAATGCCTCCTACATATCGAACTCTCTGATGTCcagatattaaatattataaaagaatataaaaaggtgtCTGTTATAACAGATATATAATTGAACTATAAATAGGAGAAATGAGTCCATGAACAAACACCTAAAAAAAGTCAGTGGTTCTGTCACTTTTTCCAAAATGAGAGTTTGACATGACGCCCAATTCGTACTTATATATTCAGAATGGAAAGACATGTGTGATTCCCTGGTACGTCCTTCCCCTGAACAACAAAGTAGAGCTGTCACTCACCACATATTTTCCATCATGTCACATCATATGAAGTTTTAGTCTGTTCTTCTCTCAGGATTTTATTCTCTTATATGGATGATTCATGctgtaaaaagcagagaagccttttaaaaacacagagcttgGTTACACACTCACATTGTACATTCGTGTTGAAGAGCCGGAGCAGTACACCATCTACGAGTATCACCGTGTGGAGATCAACACCACGAGCCTCGTGAACGGATCTGCCTTCGAGTTCACTCCTCTACCCAGCAAGTATTCTTACAAACTGACCTTTGCATGACGCCCGACGCCTCATGCTTCATCCCTCTGACTCCTCCGTGTGTCCCCTTCCTCCAGCTTGTCTTCAGCACACTTCCTGCGACCTCTGCCTAACGTCCAACTTGACAAGCGGCTGCGGCTGGTGCAACACACTCCAACGGTAAGAGGAGATTCAAGACACATATGTGTTGCAGCGACGCCCCGGACAGCTCATCTCATTTATGTTCCCGCTGGGTTTCAGATGTTCCGACAGTATCGACCGGCACAGACAAGAGTGGTTCGATTATAACTGCCCCGAGCAGGTGAGAAACACTCCCCCTGTCCACAGCAGAGAAATGAGGATGGTTTTGAATTGTTTGGAGGTTTTCTGAGTCATTCCTTTGGGTTTTCACTCAGGCTAAAGGCTCATGTGAGGACTACAACCCGATTCTACCCGAGGGATCGATGAGCTCCTTCAACCACACCTCCTCTGGTCCAACACCTTCTTCAGCACCGCTCGAGGACCAGCCGGTCACTAGTGGTGAGTTCTACTGGAGCTACAACttagaggaaaacacagagtcGTAAAACAATTCATAACCTACATCcctaatttaaattaaaaatctcTGCTTTCCTTTCTTTCAGATCTACAGACACATCCTCCGAAGCCTAATGGGATAACAGAGAACACAGCCATCATAGCAGGCGTAGTGGCTGCCCTGGTTCTGCTTGTAGCGTTGACCCTACTGGCCGTCTACTACATCAACACGCACCCCACAGCTGCTCCACCCTTCTACCTCATGCAGGTGAAACaaagacaccacacacacaccacagttccatttgtttgtgtctggtcTTTATCGACTGCTCTCTGACGTTTGTAGCGACGCACCAACAACTACTGGCCCTCCATGAAGTTCCACAACCAGGGCTGCGACTCCAGCTACGCCGAGGTCGAGCTCGGGGGTCACGAAAAGGACGGTTTCATCGAAGCGGAGCAGTGCATCTAAGGGTCCTGGACGTGCACAACAGGGTCGGAGGAAGGACACCATCTTGAAGACGGTAACGTGACTACAACGAGGATGAATGTGGACGATCAGACAGCCGGACGGTGTTCACTAACTGCTGTCGCAGCTCGTTCTCTGTGTATCTAGCTCTCTGCCCATCACACACGGAGCAGAGGCCATATCATCCAAGTGTTGGAGGGTCCAAAGTCAACGGTACAGAAATGATGAGATGCAAATGTGTAACTGTACAAAACCCACGGATCCGAGGGGATGTCAGGGAATCGAACTAGCCTTCATACTGCAAACCAGTGTTCAGCTCAACCTaactctgtgtctttgtttttgtttttttgttttcatgaaactTCTACGTGAGCAATGATTGGTTCATAAAATGTTATATCTTTGTGGACTACAACAGATATTTAGCAATATAACTGATAGCGACTATAACGATCATCTTGAACTTCTCTGGAGGAATGTGGATTGTTGTGGATGAATTTTAGAGGCGTCGAGTTGTGAGAGTTTATCGTTGAACCTTTTCTGTTTAAATGTCTTCTAATAAAAGCTGGTGATGAGTGTTGAACTAAATCTCTTGAGAACAAATGGTGCAGATCAACTTTCACAATTATCTAAATCAAAAGTTGGATTTTAGTTTATTAAAACTGAATTAGCTGAAGAAACAATAATTCCATTAAAAGAAAATTCTACCGCTATTATAACAactgttcatttatttgttcaagTTTCCCAAATGGGACAAATGTATGAGAGTAAAAATGCTAAATTTACTGTCCGAAATCcagcaatgttttattttagacaCATTCAGGTTCATATGCATCGACAAATGtaactttaaatataatattataatatattttaagtgTTCGGTTACTTCAAGACCAGAGAAGTCTGAGTTAGATAAATTACGAGTTATACATCCTCACTACATTTGTACAATACATCATCATTACATAAGTTTATATTGTattcaaagaaaatgttataGAGATAATCATTAATATCATTAATTGCTCAGATCGACATGACACAAAGTCATTCACTATGAGGGACTGATGATTTACAGGTCATGCTAATCACTGCCACATGATGGAGCCATgagaacacaacaaacacacaatgatccaTGAAGAAATGCTGACCCACAAATCAAACAACCCACAACCAACGCACACATGTAAATATAGTGAATTCAGCTTTGTAGCTAGCAAACCCCTGTAGGAGCTGGTTAGCTAAAGCTGAAATGGCTGCTATGGCACAGCTTCATATTGACAAACATACCTGTTAGCTTCCAggtatgaatatgaaatatgaacCAAGCTTTCTGACACTGCAGCAATTAGCTCGCAATTAGCTCAACTGGTGCTAGCATACAAACAAGCAAGACTCCAAATGACACCACAACATAAAGTGTGTTTAAGTGTAACTCACAGTTTCACGTGGGCACATAAACAAGGAAGTGGAGGCAGTGTCACGTGTTTACAGGCCCGCGTTTCAGCAGGTGTGAAACAGGT
Protein-coding regions in this window:
- the LOC133931656 gene encoding plexin domain-containing protein 1-like isoform X2; the encoded protein is MGLCAVLLICLSQAELGRAWAQEHEDAATPLRTDVDPSGFHSARWEQPTSHRHRAARRAPAGSGGEGVDISPLPVNMTRILDSHRYYRWQSFGPTDTRTEELWVNMNALHPSQVRIHGILSNAHRQAARVALSFDFPFYGHSLRQVIVATGGFIFMGEVTHRMLTATQYVAPLMANFDPSFSKNSTVRYLDNGNLFVVQWDKVRLKDREAEGAFTFQAALHRNGTIAFNYRDIPIPVEQINSTEHPVKVGLSDAFMASPSSTQPSEPEQYTIYEYHRVEINTTSLVNGSAFEFTPLPTCLQHTSCDLCLTSNLTSGCGWCNTLQRCSDSIDRHRQEWFDYNCPEQAKGSCEDYNPILPEGSMSSFNHTSSGPTPSSAPLEDQPVTSDLQTHPPKPNGITENTAIIAGVVAALVLLVALTLLAVYYINTHPTAAPPFYLMQRRTNNYWPSMKFHNQGCDSSYAEVELGGHEKDGFIEAEQCI
- the LOC133931656 gene encoding plexin domain-containing protein 1-like isoform X1 yields the protein MGLCAVLLICLSQAELGRAWAQEHEDAATPLRTDVDPSGFHSARWEQPTSHRHRAARRAPAGSGGEGVDISPLPVNMTRILQDSHRYYRWQSFGPTDTRTEELWVNMNALHPSQVRIHGILSNAHRQAARVALSFDFPFYGHSLRQVIVATGGFIFMGEVTHRMLTATQYVAPLMANFDPSFSKNSTVRYLDNGNLFVVQWDKVRLKDREAEGAFTFQAALHRNGTIAFNYRDIPIPVEQINSTEHPVKVGLSDAFMASPSSTQPSEPEQYTIYEYHRVEINTTSLVNGSAFEFTPLPTCLQHTSCDLCLTSNLTSGCGWCNTLQRCSDSIDRHRQEWFDYNCPEQAKGSCEDYNPILPEGSMSSFNHTSSGPTPSSAPLEDQPVTSDLQTHPPKPNGITENTAIIAGVVAALVLLVALTLLAVYYINTHPTAAPPFYLMQRRTNNYWPSMKFHNQGCDSSYAEVELGGHEKDGFIEAEQCI